Proteins encoded together in one Astatotilapia calliptera chromosome 7, fAstCal1.2, whole genome shotgun sequence window:
- the LOC113027460 gene encoding uncharacterized protein LOC113027460, protein MRSEEKFGEIFRCASEKAESFNIPVPTVVPGQERKRKVPVRFQHSTTVSQVGAQFESVEAYFRSGVYFTFLDIMTGELNRRFKGDNTGSPTARIIQSFQPLTVHANWVGPPNPEAIEAVHILCEFYGEDEDQLKTELKVFHSSFSSKDLREIFLILRENNGQLIFPAFVKMIQIYATLPVTTATVERSFSKLKIIKNKLRSLCGEERLSDLLLLAIEKDVEINYNEVINIYKDMAPRRMLL, encoded by the coding sequence ATGAGGTCTGAGGAGAAATTTGGAGAGATATTTAGATGTGCATCAGAGAAGGCAGAGAGTTTCAACATTCCAGTACCTACCGTGGTGCCTGGTCAGGAGAGAAAGCGGAAAGTTCCAGTGCGTTTCCAACACAGCACCACAGTGTCTCAAGTAGGTGCTCAGTTTGAGTCAGTGGAGGCATATTTCAGGAGTGGTGTATATTTCACCTTTCTGGACATCATGACTGGGGAATTGAACAGGAGGTTCAAAGGGGACAATACTGGAAGCCCAACGGCCAGAATCATTCAGTCCTTCCAGCCCTTAACTGTGCATGCTAACTGGGTAGGCCCACCAAACCCAGAAGCCATTGAAGCTGTCCACATCCTCTGTGAATTCTATGGAGAAGATGAGGACCAGCTCAAAACAGAATTAAAGGTCTTCCACTCCAGCTTTAGTTCAAAAGACCTCAGAGAAATATTTCTGATACTGAGGGAAAATAATGGCCAGCTGATCTTTCCTGCCTTTGTCAAAATGATTCAGATCTACGCAACACTACCAGTGACAACTGCGACAGTTGAAAGATCCTTTTCAAagctaaaaataatcaaaaataaactaagaagTTTGTGTGGAGAAGAAAGGTTGTCTGATCTCCTCTTGTTGGCCATTGAGAAAGATGTGGAGATCAATTACAACGAGGTCATCAACATCTACAAAGACATGGCACCAAGAAGGATGCTTCTTTAG